Proteins encoded together in one Plectropomus leopardus isolate mb chromosome 19, YSFRI_Pleo_2.0, whole genome shotgun sequence window:
- the acsl5 gene encoding LOW QUALITY PROTEIN: long-chain-fatty-acid--CoA ligase 5 (The sequence of the model RefSeq protein was modified relative to this genomic sequence to represent the inferred CDS: inserted 1 base in 1 codon; deleted 1 base in 1 codon), translated as MDVLLQLLFSPLSTPAIISLFALGAATLFYLNSRPSPLRSPVDLHNQTLGIKDGARKTALLEDNNNLIAYYHDDAKTIYEVFQRGLKVSGNGPCLGYRKPGRPYQWLKYRQVSDRAEHLGSGLLHKGLKPNSDTFVGIFAQNRPEWIISELACYTYSMVAVPLYDTLGPEALVFIIDRAEISTVICDNQSKAETLLQTREKGQTPVLKTIVVMDSFSSELVERGTKCGVDIVSMPDVEALGKSNLQKPIPPKPEDLSIVCFTSGTTGNPKGAMLTHENVVSDAAGVIKSFDAAVVPCTQDVSISFLPLAHMFERVVQTVMYGAGGKVGFFQGDIRLLPDDMKTLQPTIFPVVPRLLNRVYDKVQSGAKSPFKKWLLNFAVDRKFAEVKEGIIRNNSIWDKLIFHKVQESLGGRVRVMVTGAAPXSPSVLNFLRATLGCQIFEAYGQTECTAGCTFTTPGDATSGHVGAPLPCNIVKLVDVEEMNYFASNGEGEVCIKGRNVFKGYLKDPEKTAEALDEDGWLHTGDIGKWLPSGVLKIIDRKKNIFKLAQGEYIAPEKIENVYVRSGPVAQVFVHGDSLQSCLIAIVVPDPDILPGFAKNLGCHGSVEELCKNTEVKKAILSDMIKLGKEAGLKSFEQVKDVYLHPEQFTIENGLLTPTLKAKRAELKTLFQPQIHKLYANIQ; from the exons ATGGACGTCCTTCTGCAGTTGCTGTTCTCGCCTCTCTCGACCCCGGCCATCATCTCCCTGTTTGCCCTCGGAGCTGCTACCTTGTTTTACCTCAATTCACGACCCAGTCCCCTCCGGAGCCCCGTCGACCTCCACAACCAAACTCTGGGCATCAAG GATGGAGCGAGGAAGACGGCGCTGCTTGAGGACAACAACAACCTGATTGCATATTACCATGATGACGCCAAGACCATCTATGAGGTCTTTCAGAGGGGTCTGAAGGTCTCAG GTAACGGACCGTGCCTCGGCTACAGAAAACCAGGACGGCCGTACCAGTGGCTGAAGTACAGACAG GTATCTGATAGAGCGGAGCACCTGGGGTCAGGGCTCCTTCACAAGGGCCTGAAGCCGAACTCGGACACCTTTGTCGGCATCTTTGCTCAGAACAGACCTGAG TGGATCATTAGTGAACTGGCCTGCTACACCTACTCCATGGTAGCGGTCCCCCTGTACGACACCCTGGGTCCTGAAGCTCTTGTGTTCATTATCGACAGAG CGGAGATCTCCACTGTGATTTGTGACAATCAGAGCAAAGCAGAAACACTCCTGCAGACCCGGGAGAAAGGCCAGACTCCGGTCCTCAAAACCATCGTCGTCATGGACTCATTCAGCTCTGAGTTGGTCGAGCGGGGAACCAAATGTGGAGTGGACATCGTGTCGATGCCGGATGTGGAG gCTTTGGGGAAAAGTAATCTTCAGAAGCCAATT CCACCAAAGCCAGAGGACCTCAGTATTGTTTGCTTCACCAGCGGCACCACAG ggaACCCCAAGGGAGCGATGCTGACTCATGAGAACGTGGTCTCTGACGCTGCAGGTGTCATCAAAAGCTTTGAT GCGGCAGTTGTTCCATGCACTCAGGATGTCAGCATTTCATTCCTGCCTCTGGCACACATGTTTGAGAGAGTCGTGCAG ACGGTGATGTACGGTGCCGGTGGAAAGGTGGGATTCTTCCAGGGAGACATCAGACTGCTGCCGGATGACATGAAAACCCTGCAGCCCACCATTTTTCCAGTCGTGCCTCGACTTCTCAACCGCGTCTATGACAAA GTCCAGAGCGGAGCCAAATCGCCTTTCAAGAAATGGCTGCTGAACTTTGCCGTGGACAGGAAATTTGCTGAGGTGAAAGAGGGCATCATCAGGAACAACAGCATCTGGGACAAACTCATCTTCCACAAAGTGCAG GAGTCGCTGGGTGGACGGGTGAGGGTCATGGTGACGGGCGCAGCAC TTTCTCCCTCTGTGCTTAACTTCCTCAGGGCGACTCTGGGCTGCCAG ATCTTTGAGGCGTACGGTCAGACAGAGTGCACAGCCGGCTGCACCTTCACCACACCAGGAGACGCCACCTCAG GACATGTTGGAGCACCGCTGCCTTGTAATATTGTAAAGTTGGTGGATGTTGAAGAAATGAACTACTTCGCCTCAAACGGAGAAGGAGAG gtgtgtATCAAGGGTAGAAATGTG TTCAAGGGATACCTGAAAGACCCGGAGAAGACTGCAGAGGCTTTGGATGAAGACGGTTGGCTCCACACTGGAGACATCGGAAAATGGCTTCCG AGTGGAGTTCTGAAGATTATCGACCGTAAGAAGAACATCTTCAAGCTGGCTCAGGGCGAGTACATCGCACCGGAGAAGATTGAGAATGTGTACGTACGCAGTGGACCTGTGGCCCAAGTATTTGTACATGGAGACAGTCTGCAG TCCTGCCTGATCGCCATCGTGGTCCCTGACCCCGACATCCTGCCAGGTTTTGCAAAGAATCTTGGGTGCCATGGCTCCGTTGAAGaactctgcaaaaacaca gaaGTAAAGAAAGCAATTCTCTCAGACATGATCAAACTGGGCAAAGAAGCAGGACTCAAGTCCTTCGAGCAG GTGAAAGACGTGTACCTGCACCCAGAGCAGTTCACCATCGAGAACGGTCTGTTAACTCCGACTCTGAAGGCCAAGAGGGCCGAGCTCAAAACTCTCTTCCAGCCGCAGATCCACAAACTGTACGCCAACATCCAATAA